The following proteins are co-located in the Festucalex cinctus isolate MCC-2025b chromosome 15, RoL_Fcin_1.0, whole genome shotgun sequence genome:
- the cwc27 gene encoding spliceosome-associated protein CWC27 homolog — translation MSNIYIQEPPTNGKVLLKTSAGEIDIELWAKEAPKACRNFVQLCMEGYYDGTIFHRVVPEFIIQGGDPTGTGTGGESIYGRTFKDEFHTRLRFNRRGLVAMANAGTHDNGSQFFFTLGRADELNNKHTIFGKVTGDTVYNMLRLADVECDGNERPVNPHKIRTAEVLHCPFDDIEPRETKKAKKEKEKEEGKKSQSKATKNFSLLSFGEEAEEDEEMVNQASQSLKGKSKSSHDLLTDDPRLSSVPAVDKGEKTSGDEAEEADEGEKMSELVRAKLKKETSAGKAGEPQDEEERGKKTSRSEELRKEVRQLKKELKALKQREDGPKPAMDEVKEESKKPTSEAVAEYLEERKKYEEQRKDKRKKGSGREEQTMELLNRFKSKLSTAISEAPEEEADVEELAEDDDQGWLGHVLQFDEQSRKVKDANMQDEDTFEIYDPRNPVNKRRREESKKIMKEKKAKR, via the exons atgagcaatatataCATTCAAGAACCTCCCACGAATGGAAAG GTCTTGTTAAAGACCTCCGCCGGTGAAATTGACATCGAGCTGTGGGCCAAAGAAGCTCCAAAAGCATGTAGGAACTTTGTGCAGCTGTGCATGGAAG GTTACTACGATGGGACGATATTCCATAGGGTGGTGCCTGAGTTCATCATTCAGGGTGGAGATCCAACTGGGACCGGCACAGGAGGAGAGTCCATCTATGGGAGGACGTTCAAG GATGAGTTTCACACCAGACTGCGCTTCAATCGAAGAGGTTTGGTCGCCATGGCCAACGCCGGGACGCACGACAACGGGAGCCAGTTCTTCTTCACGTTGGGGCGCGCTGATGAGCTCAACAACAAGCACACCATTTTTGGCAAA GTGACTGGAGACACGGTCTATAACATGCTGAGGTTGGCGGACGTGGAATGTGACGGCAACGAGAGACCTGTGAATCCCCACAAAATTAGAACGGCCGAA GTGCTGCATTGTCCGTTTGACGACATTGAGCCACGTGAAACAAAGAAAGcaaagaaggaaaaagaaaaagaggaaggAAAGAAATCACAGTCGAAAGCCACAAA GAACTTCAGCCTGCTGTCGTTCGGCGAGGAGGCCGAAGAAGATGAGGAGATGGTCAATCAAGCCAGTCAG AGCTTGAAAGGAAAGAGCAAAAGCAGCCACGACCTCCTGACGGATGATCCGAGACTGAGCTCCGTTCCGGCTGTCGATAA AGGAGAGAAGACATCTGGAGATGAAGCCGAG GAGGCCGACGAGGGCGAGAAAATGAGCGAGCTGGTCAGAGCCAAGCTGAAAAAGGAGACAAGCGCCGGGAAAGCCGGCGAGCCGCAGGATGAGGAGGAGCGGGGGAAGAAGACCAGCCGCAG CGAAGAGTTGCGCAAGGAAGTTCGCCAGttgaagaaggagctgaaagCGTTGAAGCAAAGAGAAGATGGCCCCAAGCCCGCCATGGATGAAGTCAAGGAGG AGAGCAAAAAGCCGACCAGCGAGGCCGTCGCCGAGTATCTGGAGGAGAGGAAGAAGTATGAGGAGCAGAGGAAAGACAAGCGCAAGAAAGGCTCGGGCAGAGAggaacag ACGATGGAGCTGCTGAACCGCTTCAAGTCCAAGCTGTCGACGGCCATCAGCGAAGCgccggaggaggaggcggacgtGGAGGAACTGGCCGAGGACGACGACCAAGGATG GCTCGGCCACGTGCTGCAGTTTGACGAGCAGTCCCGCAAGGTCAAAGACGCCAACATGCAGGACGAGGACACCTTTGAGATCTACGACCCGCGCAACCCCGTCAACAAGCGGCGGCGGGAGGAGAGCAAGAAGATCATGAAGGAGAAGAAAGCCAAGAGGTGA
- the ppwd1 gene encoding peptidylprolyl isomerase domain and WD repeat-containing protein 1 — MAASENNVELKRKADQTQDEDGENEEWVGPMPSEAVTTKKRKVLEYERVYLDNLPSAAMYERSYMHRDVITHIVCSKTDFVITASQDGHVKFWKKKEDEGIEFVKHFRCHLGVIESIAVSVDGALLCSVGDDQAMKVFDVVNFDMINMLKLGFHPGQSEWIYNPGDAISTVACSEKSTGKIFVYDGRGSGEPLHAFDKMHSSPLSQIRLNVKFRVVVSADKAGMLEYWTGLPSEFQFPKHVQWKYKTDTDLYEFAKHKTYPTSLVFSPDGKKMATMASDRKVRIFRFLTGKLMRVFDESLTMFTELQQMRQQLPDMEFGRRMAVERELEKVDGIRLTNIIFDETGHFVLYGTMLGIKVINVETNRCVRILGKQENIRVVQLSLFQGVAKAMQVAPTVEMKASDNPALQNVEPDPTVFCTAFKKNRFYMFSKREPEDTKSADSDRDIFNEKPSKEEVMAATQAEGPKRVSDSAIIHTTMGDIHIKLFPVECPKTVENFCVHSRNGYYNGHIFHRVIKGFMIQTGDPTGTGMGGESIWGGEFEDEFHGTLRHDRPYTLSMANAGPASNGSQFFITVVPTPWLDNKHTVFGRCTKGMEAVQRISNAKVHPKTDKPYEDISIINITVK, encoded by the exons ATGGCGGCGTCCGAAAACAATGTGGAACTGAAGCGAAAAGCCGATCAAACTCAGGATGAAGACGGGGAAAATGAGGAATGGGTCGGGCCCATGCCGAGCGAGGCGGTGACGACCAAGAAGAGGAAAG TTCTGGAATATGAACGTGTCTACCTGGACAACTTGCCTTCAGCTGCCATGTATGAAAGGAGCTACATGCACAGAGATGTCATCACACACATTGTTTGCTCCAA gacAGACTTCGTCATCACAGCCAGCCAGGACGGTCATGTCAAGTTCTGGAAGAAAAAGGAGGACGAGGGAATCGAGTTTGTCAAACACTTTCGGTGTCATCTTG GTGTTATCGAGAGCATCGCGGTCAGCGTTGACGGCGCCCTCCTCTGTTCGGTCGGCGACGACCAGGCCATGAAAGTTTTTGACGTTGTCAACtttgacatgatcaacatgCTCAAGTtggg cttccACCCCGGTCAGAGCGAGTGGATCTACAATCCCGGCGACGCCATTTCCACGGTGGCCTGCTCGGAAAAATCCACCGGCAAGATTTTTGTCTACGACGGCCGGGGTAGCGGCGAGCCTCTCCACGCCTTCGACAAGATGCACTCGTCGCCGCTGTCGCAGATCCGCCTCAACGTCAAATTCCGAGTGGTCGTCTCCGCCGACAAAGCGGGAATGCTGGAGTACTGGACCGGCCTCCCCTCGGAATTCCAGTTCCCCAAACACGTGCAGTGGAAATACAAGACGGACACGGATTTGTACGAGTTCGCCAAGCACAAAACGTACCCCACCAGTCTCGTGTTCTCGCCCGACGGGAAGAAAATGGCCACCATGGCGTCGGACCGGAAAGTCCGAATCTTCCGCTTCCTCACGGGGAAACTGATGAGAGTGTTTGACGAATCCTTAACG ATGTTCACCGAGCTGCAGCAGATGAGGCAGCAGCTGCCTGACATGGAGTTCGGCCGGCGCATGGCGGTCGAGCGAGAGCTGGAGAAGGTGGACGGCATCCGACTCACCAACATCATCTTCGACGAGACGGGCCATTTCGTCCTGTACGGGACCATGTTGGGCATCAAGGTCATCAACGTGGAAACCAACAG aTGTGTGCGCATACTCGGGAAGCAGGAGAACATCCGCGTGGTCCAGCTGAGTCTCTTCCAGGGGGTGGCGAAGGCCATGCAAGTGGCGCCCACCGTGGAGATGAAGGCCTCGGACAATCCCGCCTTGCAGAACGTCGAGCCCGACCCCACCGTCTTCTGCACCGCCTTCAAGAAGAACCGATTCTACATG TTCTCCAAGAGGGAACCCGAGGACACCAAGAGCGCCGACTCGGACCGAGACATCTTCAACGAGAAGCCGTCCAAGGAGGAGGTGATGGCCGCCACGCAGGCCGAGGGCCCCAAGAGGGTGTCGGACAGCGCGATCATCCACACCACCATGGGCGACATCCACATCAAGCTCTTCCCCGTCGA GTGCCCGAAAACGGTGGAGAACTTCTGTGTTCACAGCAGGAACGGATACTACAATGGGCACATCTTCCACAGAGTCATCAAG GGTTTCATGATCCAGACCGGAGACCCGACGGGCACCGGCATGGGCGGGGAGAGCATCTGGGGCGGAGAGTTTGAGGACGAGTTCCACGGCACCCTGAGACACGATCGGCCCTACACGCTCAGCATGGCCAACGCCGGCCCCGCCTCCAACGGCTCGCAGTTCTTCATCACGGTGGTGCCCACG CCTTGGCTAGACAACAAGCACACAGTTTTCGGAAGGTGCACCAAAGGCATGGAGGCCGTGCAGAGGATCTCCAACGCCAAAGTTCACCCCAAAACGGACAAACCGTACGAGGACATCAGCATCATCAACATCACCGTTAAATGA